A genomic window from Synechococcus sp. CBW1107 includes:
- a CDS encoding histidine kinase, which yields MTTGGLGSGPPPAQEHGSRLPLWSVGVGLAAVLLGVQSLAASTPFPQEVLMLLPSEGLLAGVGDGLRRGYGLAMEETRACGLRPPGHGLGWLPQEQDPEALLLGVPMPELLIAPPAVNLLPFGRIAQSRGVNVLLPLQRGYSLRRLPSQVGADRIWPVLPSRSLEADRLAKGLLEDNKGKVMVIHDGGAEQAALADRFVETIEGNGGWTVGPTNDPQALVEPDTKVMDQLRDDVGWYTPTSLVVMTTPGSPLARAVAELDLPDNLTLVWPFPVREPLPLAQLGVDSVSRGPGWDRFELAFKQRHGYAPGLVEAAGFDTGQLVAVSSLAGQTSRTWSLDWLDPKATPLDLCDALKARRAGKPVALRGAASRLDLAPGTPPAGELRLTPLKADPAAIRS from the coding sequence ATGACCACTGGCGGACTGGGAAGCGGACCACCTCCCGCCCAGGAGCATGGATCGCGCCTGCCTCTCTGGAGTGTCGGAGTCGGGCTGGCGGCGGTGCTGCTGGGGGTTCAGAGCCTGGCGGCCAGCACCCCCTTCCCCCAGGAGGTGCTGATGCTGCTTCCCAGTGAGGGGTTGCTGGCGGGGGTGGGAGATGGTCTGCGCCGCGGCTACGGACTGGCCATGGAGGAAACCAGGGCCTGCGGGCTGCGCCCCCCGGGCCATGGCCTGGGCTGGCTTCCCCAGGAACAGGATCCTGAGGCTCTGTTGCTCGGCGTTCCGATGCCGGAGCTGTTGATCGCCCCGCCGGCGGTCAATCTGCTGCCGTTCGGACGGATCGCCCAGAGCCGGGGAGTGAACGTGCTGCTGCCGTTGCAGCGGGGCTACTCCCTGCGTCGCCTGCCCAGCCAGGTGGGCGCCGACAGGATCTGGCCGGTGCTGCCGTCACGGAGTCTGGAGGCCGATCGGCTGGCGAAGGGCCTGCTGGAGGACAACAAGGGCAAGGTGATGGTCATCCACGACGGCGGAGCGGAGCAGGCGGCTCTGGCCGATCGCTTCGTGGAGACGATCGAAGGCAACGGCGGCTGGACCGTGGGTCCCACCAACGATCCCCAGGCGCTCGTGGAGCCCGATACCAAGGTGATGGATCAGCTGCGCGATGACGTGGGCTGGTACACACCCACCTCCCTGGTGGTGATGACGACCCCGGGGAGCCCCCTGGCCCGGGCGGTGGCCGAACTCGACCTTCCCGACAACCTCACGCTGGTCTGGCCGTTTCCCGTGCGGGAGCCGTTGCCGCTGGCCCAGCTGGGGGTCGACTCCGTCAGCCGCGGTCCGGGTTGGGATCGTTTCGAGCTGGCCTTCAAGCAACGCCATGGCTATGCGCCGGGGCTGGTGGAGGCTGCCGGCTTCGACACGGGCCAGCTGGTGGCCGTCTCCTCTCTTGCCGGACAGACCTCGAGAACCTGGTCGCTCGACTGGCTCGATCCCAAGGCCACACCTCTTGATCTCTGCGATGCCCTCAAAGCCCGGCGGGCCGGCAAGCCGGTGGCTCTGCGCGGGGCCGCCAGCCGCCTGGACCTCGCACCCGGCACTCCTCCGGCCGGTGAACTGCGGCTGACGCCGCTGAAGGCAGACCCGGCCGCCATCCGTTCCTAG
- the ppsA gene encoding phosphoenolpyruvate synthase — translation MGPSSTQPAITRSDAPLLRNFEEVGIGAIAEVGGKNASLGEMIRELTSQGVRVPGGFATTATAYRLFLACNGLESPLRAILGDLDSGDLTALQQAGQRARELILGASLPPELADAVAAAYRELGAGPVAVRSSATAEDLPDASFAGQQETFLNVRGEQDLLAACLRCYSSLFTDRAISYRQINGFDHLEVALSIGVQRMVRSDLGAAGVMFTIDTETGFRNAVLLNAAYGLGENVVQGAVNPDEILLFKPTLREGYAAIVSKRLGSKAIRMVYDEGGTVRNEPVPLPERGRYAISDDEALTLGRWACLIEDHYSARHGTATPMDIEWARDGESGELFILQARPETVESRRSDSVLCRWSLKPHDAELITHGRAIGASISSGRARVILNPSGIDRFEVGDLLVTERTDPDWEPILKKARGVITNQGGRTCHAAIIAREMGITAVVGCGDATERIQDGEAITISCAEGEDGMVYRGLLRYEKEEQKLEHLPPTRTRILMNVGNPEKAFRFAAIPCDGVGLARLEFIIANHIRVHPMALLQPGRVSDPAEREAIASLTAGYDDPTEYYVDRLAQGMARIAAAFHPRPVVLRFSDFKSNEYARLLGGRAFEPIEANPMIGWRGAARYTSAEFRPAFGLECQALLRVRRQMGLRNTIPMVPFCRTPEEGERVLEEMARHGLVRGEDDLKVYVMCELPSNVIGAEAFSRHFDGFSIGTNDLTQLTLGIDRDSSLVADLFDERHPIVQEMIRLAIHTAHRCGRPIGLCGQAPSDYPEFARFLVKEGIDSISLNPDAVISTRLAIAAIEAELPTAG, via the coding sequence ATGGGCCCCAGCTCAACCCAGCCCGCCATCACCAGGAGCGACGCACCCCTGCTGCGGAATTTCGAAGAGGTGGGCATCGGCGCCATCGCCGAGGTGGGCGGCAAGAACGCGTCTCTGGGGGAAATGATCCGGGAGCTGACCAGCCAGGGAGTGAGGGTGCCCGGCGGCTTCGCCACCACCGCCACCGCTTACCGCCTGTTCCTGGCATGCAATGGGCTGGAGAGTCCTCTGAGGGCGATCCTGGGCGATCTGGACAGCGGCGATCTCACGGCCCTTCAGCAGGCCGGTCAGCGGGCGCGGGAGCTCATCCTTGGGGCTTCCCTGCCGCCCGAGCTCGCCGATGCCGTGGCTGCGGCCTATCGCGAGCTGGGAGCCGGCCCGGTGGCGGTTCGCTCCAGTGCCACGGCGGAGGATCTCCCGGATGCCAGCTTCGCCGGCCAGCAGGAGACTTTCCTGAACGTGCGCGGAGAGCAGGATCTGCTGGCCGCCTGCCTGCGCTGCTACAGCTCCCTGTTCACCGATCGGGCCATCTCCTACCGCCAGATCAACGGCTTCGATCACCTGGAAGTGGCCCTCTCCATCGGTGTGCAGCGCATGGTGCGTTCCGATCTGGGCGCTGCCGGTGTGATGTTCACCATCGATACCGAAACAGGCTTCCGCAACGCCGTGCTGCTCAATGCGGCCTACGGCCTGGGCGAGAACGTGGTTCAGGGCGCGGTGAATCCCGATGAAATCCTGCTGTTCAAGCCCACCCTGCGGGAGGGCTATGCCGCGATCGTGAGCAAGCGCCTGGGCAGCAAGGCGATCCGGATGGTGTACGACGAGGGTGGCACGGTGCGCAACGAACCCGTGCCGCTCCCGGAGCGCGGCCGTTATGCCATCAGCGATGACGAGGCCCTGACCCTGGGCCGCTGGGCCTGCCTGATCGAGGATCACTACAGCGCCCGCCACGGCACGGCCACACCGATGGACATCGAGTGGGCCCGCGACGGCGAGAGCGGCGAGCTGTTCATTCTTCAGGCCCGTCCCGAAACGGTCGAATCCAGACGATCGGACTCGGTGCTCTGCCGCTGGTCGCTCAAGCCCCATGACGCGGAGCTGATCACCCACGGACGCGCCATCGGCGCCTCGATCAGCAGCGGTCGCGCCCGGGTGATCCTCAATCCCAGTGGCATCGATCGCTTCGAAGTGGGTGATCTGCTGGTGACCGAGCGCACCGATCCCGACTGGGAACCGATCCTCAAGAAGGCCCGGGGGGTGATCACCAACCAGGGCGGACGCACCTGCCACGCGGCGATCATCGCCCGGGAGATGGGCATCACTGCCGTGGTGGGCTGCGGTGACGCCACGGAACGCATCCAGGACGGCGAAGCGATCACGATCAGCTGCGCCGAAGGGGAAGACGGCATGGTTTACCGCGGACTGCTTCGTTACGAGAAGGAGGAGCAGAAGCTGGAGCACCTGCCACCCACGCGCACCCGCATCCTGATGAACGTGGGGAACCCGGAGAAGGCCTTCCGCTTCGCGGCCATCCCCTGTGATGGCGTCGGTCTGGCCCGGTTGGAGTTCATCATCGCCAACCACATCCGGGTGCACCCGATGGCCCTGCTCCAACCCGGGCGTGTGAGCGATCCGGCCGAGCGCGAGGCCATCGCCAGCCTCACCGCCGGCTACGACGACCCCACCGAGTACTACGTGGACCGGCTCGCCCAGGGGATGGCTCGGATCGCGGCGGCCTTCCATCCCAGGCCGGTGGTGCTGCGCTTCTCCGACTTCAAGAGCAATGAGTACGCCCGGCTGCTCGGTGGACGGGCCTTCGAGCCCATCGAAGCCAATCCCATGATCGGCTGGAGGGGAGCGGCCCGCTACACCTCAGCGGAATTCCGGCCGGCCTTCGGTCTGGAATGCCAGGCCCTGCTGAGGGTTCGCCGCCAGATGGGCCTGCGCAACACCATCCCGATGGTGCCCTTCTGCCGCACCCCGGAGGAGGGGGAGCGGGTGCTCGAGGAGATGGCCCGCCACGGACTGGTGCGTGGGGAGGACGATCTCAAGGTGTACGTGATGTGCGAGCTGCCCAGCAACGTGATCGGCGCCGAGGCCTTCTCGCGGCATTTCGACGGGTTTTCGATCGGCACCAACGATCTCACCCAGCTCACTCTCGGCATCGACCGTGATTCCTCCCTTGTCGCCGACCTGTTCGATGAACGTCATCCGATCGTTCAGGAGATGATCCGCCTCGCCATCCACACCGCCCACCGCTGCGGCCGTCCGATCGGGCTCTGCGGCCAGGCTCCCAGCGACTACCCGGAATTCGCCCGCTTTCTGGTGAAGGAAGGCATCGATTCGATCAGCCTCAATCCCGATGCGGTGATCAGCACCCGCCTGGCGATCGCGGCGATCGAGGCTGAACTGCCGACAGCAGGCTGA
- a CDS encoding HAD-IC family P-type ATPase, giving the protein MSGPTTRPGDENSRNPPFHALEGAALVTQLGSDPERGLSDEEANRRLSRLGANELTALPGRPGWLRFLDQFHNPLLYTLLVTGLIKLWIDSLGEALVIWSVTLINAVIGFVQEDRAESSIAALARSVRTQVDVVRDGRELRLPSEQLVVGDLVRLSAGARVPADLRLLQVRELRLDESALTGESLPVTKSCQAAPVDAALGDRRGMAHAGSFVTAGQATGLVVACAGATEVGQISTVLRQRQSLSTPLTRKFQRFSQTLLKIILVLAALTFAVGLIRQRGSAEMFDGAVALAVGAIPEELPAIVTITLAIGVNRMARRNAIIRKLPAVEALGSTTVICSDKTGTLTQNRMLVQEIYAGGELCTLESLWDRDSLAANRAIGETLLAGLLCNDARHSEEDGLVGDPTETALLVAARSAGLDHERSLIEHPRRDAIPFESERQYMATLHGSARILVKGSVEAVLPRCPSQLSAAGSDEPLDATAIHEAVAVMAARGQRVLAFAVGRAQPQQPSLEEHHVARGLQFVGLQGMLDPPRPEAIAAVAACRAAGIRVKMITGDHLDTALAIATQIGLGSGKGPLEGLDGPAIARLAPDALASSVERLDVFARVAPAQKLELVRALQANGEIVAMTGDGVNDAPALKQADIGIAMGRGGTEVAREAADMLLTDDNFATIEAAVEEGRAVYLNLRKSLAFVLPVNGAASMTILLAALLGLELPVTALQVLWLNMVSSLTMSVPLAFEPRCEGLMLQPPRPPRQPLLTGGLIRRILLVSLFNWALIFSLFAWGRRNGLDLAGARTMAVQGLVLAQMVYLLSISQVSKGLHRLGERGWGQLTQAPVLLLGLALALILQVTFSQLGWMNQLFGTEALSLNQWLICALPMLPMLPVALAGQRLDPTTDPAGRELGPVELGS; this is encoded by the coding sequence ATGTCAGGCCCGACCACCCGCCCGGGGGACGAGAACTCCCGGAATCCCCCGTTTCACGCCCTCGAAGGCGCCGCGCTGGTGACCCAGCTGGGCAGCGACCCCGAGCGTGGCCTGAGCGACGAGGAAGCGAACCGGCGCCTCTCCCGCCTCGGTGCCAATGAGCTCACGGCGCTGCCGGGGCGCCCGGGGTGGCTGCGCTTTCTCGATCAGTTCCACAATCCGCTGCTCTACACCCTTCTGGTCACCGGCCTGATCAAGCTCTGGATCGACTCGCTCGGCGAGGCCCTGGTGATCTGGAGCGTGACGCTGATCAATGCGGTGATCGGCTTCGTGCAGGAGGATCGGGCCGAGTCCTCGATCGCGGCGCTGGCCCGCTCAGTGCGCACGCAGGTGGATGTGGTGCGTGACGGACGGGAGCTGCGCCTGCCCTCCGAGCAGCTGGTGGTCGGTGATCTGGTGCGGCTGAGCGCTGGCGCCAGGGTGCCCGCCGACCTGCGCCTGCTGCAGGTGCGCGAGCTGAGGCTCGACGAATCGGCGCTCACGGGCGAATCCCTGCCGGTGACGAAATCGTGCCAGGCGGCCCCGGTGGATGCCGCTCTGGGGGATCGTCGTGGCATGGCCCATGCCGGCAGCTTCGTCACCGCTGGCCAGGCCACAGGACTGGTGGTGGCCTGCGCCGGGGCCACCGAAGTGGGACAGATCTCCACCGTGCTGCGCCAGCGCCAGAGCCTGAGCACCCCGCTCACGCGCAAATTTCAGCGGTTCAGCCAGACCCTGCTGAAGATCATCCTGGTGCTGGCCGCCCTGACCTTTGCCGTCGGTCTGATCCGGCAACGGGGTTCCGCCGAGATGTTCGACGGAGCCGTGGCCCTGGCTGTGGGGGCGATCCCCGAGGAGCTGCCGGCGATCGTGACCATCACCCTGGCGATCGGCGTCAACCGCATGGCCCGGCGCAACGCGATCATCCGCAAGCTGCCGGCCGTGGAGGCCCTCGGCAGCACCACGGTGATCTGCTCCGACAAGACCGGCACCCTCACCCAGAACAGGATGCTGGTGCAGGAGATCTACGCCGGTGGCGAGCTGTGCACACTCGAGAGTCTCTGGGACAGGGATTCCCTGGCGGCCAACCGGGCCATCGGCGAAACCCTGCTGGCGGGGCTGCTCTGCAATGACGCCCGCCACAGCGAAGAGGACGGGCTCGTGGGGGACCCCACGGAAACGGCGCTGCTGGTGGCGGCCCGCTCCGCCGGCCTGGATCACGAGCGCAGCCTGATCGAGCACCCGCGAAGGGATGCGATTCCGTTTGAATCCGAGCGGCAGTACATGGCCACTCTTCACGGCAGTGCGCGCATTCTGGTGAAGGGCTCGGTGGAGGCCGTACTGCCCCGCTGCCCGAGTCAGCTGAGTGCCGCTGGCAGCGATGAGCCCCTGGATGCCACCGCCATCCACGAGGCAGTGGCCGTGATGGCCGCTCGTGGCCAGCGGGTGCTGGCCTTCGCGGTGGGCCGGGCCCAGCCCCAGCAACCCAGCCTGGAGGAACATCACGTGGCCCGGGGCCTGCAGTTCGTGGGTCTGCAGGGGATGCTCGATCCGCCCCGGCCCGAGGCCATCGCCGCCGTGGCAGCCTGCCGCGCCGCGGGCATCCGGGTGAAGATGATCACCGGCGATCATCTCGACACAGCCCTGGCGATCGCAACCCAGATCGGCCTGGGCAGCGGCAAAGGTCCCCTGGAGGGCCTCGATGGTCCGGCCATCGCCCGTCTTGCGCCCGATGCCCTGGCCAGCAGCGTGGAACGGCTGGATGTCTTCGCCCGGGTGGCCCCGGCCCAGAAACTCGAGCTGGTGCGGGCGCTCCAGGCCAATGGCGAAATCGTCGCCATGACTGGTGACGGGGTCAACGACGCCCCGGCCCTGAAGCAGGCCGACATCGGCATCGCCATGGGCAGAGGCGGGACCGAGGTGGCCCGGGAGGCCGCCGACATGCTGCTCACCGATGACAACTTCGCCACCATCGAGGCCGCCGTGGAGGAGGGACGTGCCGTCTACCTGAACCTGCGCAAATCGCTGGCCTTCGTGCTGCCCGTGAACGGCGCCGCCTCGATGACCATCCTGCTGGCTGCGCTTCTGGGCCTGGAGTTGCCCGTCACGGCCCTGCAGGTGCTCTGGCTGAACATGGTGAGCTCGCTGACCATGTCGGTGCCGCTGGCCTTTGAGCCCAGGTGCGAAGGGTTGATGCTCCAGCCGCCGAGACCTCCCCGCCAGCCCCTGCTGACTGGCGGTCTGATCAGGCGGATCCTGCTGGTGTCGCTGTTCAACTGGGCCCTGATCTTCAGTCTCTTCGCCTGGGGGCGCCGGAACGGTCTGGATCTGGCCGGCGCCCGCACCATGGCGGTGCAGGGGCTGGTGCTGGCCCAGATGGTCTACCTGCTCAGCATCAGCCAGGTCAGCAAGGGGCTCCACCGCCTCGGCGAACGGGGATGGGGCCAGCTGACTCAGGCGCCGGTGCTGCTCCTGGGTCTGGCTCTGGCCCTGATCCTGCAGGTGACCTTCAGCCAGCTGGGGTGGATGAACCAGCTGTTCGGAACCGAGGCCCTGAGCCTGAACCAGTGGCTGATCTGTGCTCTGCCGATGCTGCCGATGCTGCCCGTGGCCCTGGCGGGACAACGGCTGGATCCCACCACAGACCCCGCTGGACGTGAGCTGGGACCCGTGGAGCTCGGATCTTGA
- a CDS encoding SLC13 family permease produces the protein MSHQAWITLATAVAVFTATAIGLTQFTAAALLGATLVIFCGAISLPEAASSVAQAQGTLTLLFGMMVVVQALETTGAFPVLAHRLMEASRGEGRRLLLGLVLLTSAICAWLPNAATVLLIGPLLPPLARELDLDPRPLLILLVLTANSAGLLTVIGDPATYLVASQIGLGFLAYWRQVASAGALSLVMVLLTLPWLYRSIWTLRLPPPQLEAPRLRRPGACALLLLVVLVMLPLFLWGESLPIPLRPEGTALAGAAVSLLVVQRCRLISVERLLSRLDWSTLLYFIGLFVLIGALERQGVLASAASMLGGLIRSGSGAGAQLLLLGTASASAVVPNIPLVATLTPVLLESSSQAGLLRAGGTVPETLLPSFFALMLGGTLGGNATLIGASANLVAAGIASQEGCPISFRQWLNFGVPTVLLQLAASALWLNHW, from the coding sequence TTGAGCCACCAGGCCTGGATCACCCTGGCCACGGCGGTGGCCGTGTTCACAGCCACCGCCATCGGTCTGACCCAGTTCACGGCAGCGGCCCTGCTGGGGGCGACCCTGGTGATCTTCTGCGGGGCGATCAGCCTGCCCGAAGCGGCCAGCAGCGTGGCCCAGGCCCAGGGCACGCTCACGCTGCTGTTCGGAATGATGGTGGTGGTCCAGGCCCTGGAGACCACCGGCGCCTTTCCGGTTCTGGCCCATCGCCTGATGGAGGCGTCCCGGGGGGAAGGGCGCAGGCTTCTGCTCGGCCTGGTACTGCTCACCAGCGCCATCTGTGCCTGGTTGCCGAATGCCGCCACGGTGCTGCTGATCGGCCCCCTGCTGCCACCGCTGGCCAGGGAATTGGACCTGGATCCGCGCCCGCTGCTGATTCTGCTGGTGCTCACGGCCAACAGCGCCGGCCTGCTGACCGTGATCGGCGATCCCGCCACCTACCTGGTGGCCAGCCAGATCGGCCTGGGCTTCCTCGCCTACTGGCGGCAGGTGGCGAGCGCCGGCGCCCTCAGCCTGGTCATGGTGCTCCTCACCCTGCCCTGGCTGTACCGCAGCATCTGGACACTGCGTCTGCCTCCTCCGCAGCTGGAAGCGCCACGGCTGCGCCGTCCCGGTGCCTGCGCCCTGCTGCTGCTGGTTGTGCTGGTGATGCTGCCGCTGTTCCTCTGGGGTGAGAGCCTTCCGATTCCGCTCAGGCCCGAGGGCACGGCGCTGGCGGGGGCGGCGGTGAGCCTGCTGGTGGTGCAGCGCTGCCGACTGATCAGTGTCGAGCGCCTGCTCTCCCGGCTCGACTGGTCGACGCTGCTCTATTTCATCGGCCTGTTCGTGCTGATCGGTGCCCTCGAGCGGCAGGGAGTGCTGGCGTCCGCAGCCTCCATGCTCGGCGGACTGATCAGGAGCGGCAGCGGTGCCGGCGCCCAGCTGCTGTTGCTCGGCACCGCATCGGCTTCCGCCGTGGTGCCGAACATTCCGCTGGTGGCCACGCTCACACCCGTGCTGCTGGAGAGCAGCAGCCAGGCGGGACTGCTCAGAGCCGGGGGGACGGTTCCTGAGACCCTGCTCCCCAGCTTCTTTGCCCTGATGCTGGGTGGGACACTGGGAGGCAATGCCACCTTGATCGGCGCTTCGGCCAATCTCGTGGCCGCCGGCATCGCCAGCCAGGAGGGTTGCCCGATCTCCTTCCGCCAGTGGCTGAACTTCGGTGTTCCCACGGTGCTGCTGCAGCTGGCGGCCTCGGCCCTGTGGCTGAACCACTGGTAA
- a CDS encoding NAD(P)H-quinone oxidoreductase subunit F, with translation MTVPFFETAWLIPLYPLLGGLFSFLWSPGLISQSGPRPAGYLNLVMNLLAFGHGLLAWIGCSGRSLSFSWTWLSTAGLTINFDATIDRSVLIAMTMICGVHLLAQVYAIGYLEMDWGWPRFFGSLNLFEAGLCALVLTDSLFFSYVVLELLTLGTYLIVGTWYNQSLVVKGARDAFLTKRVGDLVLLAGVIALLPMAGSWNFNDLALWAAQAEPSPALTLILLALVAGPMGKCAQIPLHLWLDEAMEGPLPSTILRSSVVVAGGAWVLLRLHPLLAISPTAQAFLVVVGGTTALVGALIALAQIDIKRALSFLVSSWFGLLFMAVGCGSVDAAWHMLLIYPLPMALMLMAVGTVISSNVTQDLTQLGGLWSRRPLTGLAFLVGAAGLVALPPLAGFGALNDLAASLLESPAPAALLAVLLLTNTLISAGLVRIFRRIWGGIPSVFTARSAEVLWLMVLPTMVGAGLVLHLPILLAPTPFGGFHWSPLALPLLVSTLLGGALTWQQLPHPLDGLQHWLAADLHTETFYRRTVVGLVVVLAAASSWMDRRLVDGFSDRSGGLTMEGARRLSLSTSGRVQGYALTVLIGVLLMGAWILVRQPALTPSLLRF, from the coding sequence ATGACCGTCCCCTTCTTCGAGACGGCCTGGCTGATCCCTCTCTACCCGTTGCTGGGCGGTTTGTTCTCCTTCCTCTGGTCCCCTGGTCTGATCAGCCAGAGTGGTCCGAGGCCGGCCGGGTATCTCAATCTGGTCATGAATCTCCTGGCCTTCGGCCATGGCCTGCTGGCCTGGATCGGCTGTTCCGGCCGCTCCCTCAGCTTCTCCTGGACCTGGCTGTCCACTGCGGGGTTGACCATCAATTTCGACGCCACGATCGATCGCAGCGTGTTGATTGCGATGACGATGATCTGCGGTGTTCATCTCCTTGCTCAGGTCTATGCGATCGGCTACCTGGAGATGGATTGGGGCTGGCCACGTTTCTTCGGATCACTGAATCTCTTCGAAGCTGGACTCTGCGCCCTGGTGCTCACTGATTCGCTGTTTTTTTCCTATGTGGTCCTGGAGCTGCTCACCCTGGGCACCTATCTGATCGTTGGCACCTGGTACAACCAGTCGTTGGTGGTCAAGGGCGCGCGCGATGCCTTCCTGACCAAACGGGTTGGTGACCTGGTCCTGCTCGCGGGCGTGATCGCCCTGCTGCCGATGGCCGGCAGCTGGAACTTCAACGACCTGGCTCTCTGGGCCGCCCAGGCCGAACCGTCTCCGGCCCTGACCCTGATCCTGCTGGCCCTGGTGGCCGGGCCGATGGGCAAATGCGCCCAGATTCCCCTTCACCTCTGGCTGGATGAAGCCATGGAGGGCCCTCTCCCTTCAACGATCCTGCGCAGCTCGGTGGTGGTGGCCGGAGGCGCCTGGGTGCTGCTGCGACTGCACCCCCTGCTGGCCATCAGCCCCACGGCCCAGGCCTTTCTGGTGGTGGTCGGCGGCACCACGGCCCTGGTGGGAGCCCTGATCGCCCTGGCCCAGATCGACATCAAACGGGCCCTGTCGTTTCTGGTGAGCAGCTGGTTCGGCCTTCTGTTCATGGCCGTTGGTTGCGGTTCCGTGGACGCCGCCTGGCACATGCTTCTGATCTATCCCCTGCCGATGGCTCTGATGCTCATGGCCGTGGGCACGGTGATCAGCAGCAACGTCACCCAGGACCTCACCCAGCTGGGGGGGCTCTGGTCGAGACGTCCGCTCACCGGTCTGGCTTTTCTCGTCGGTGCGGCCGGCCTCGTGGCTCTGCCTCCGCTCGCCGGTTTCGGAGCCTTGAACGACCTGGCCGCTTCCCTCCTCGAGAGCCCCGCCCCGGCAGCCCTGCTGGCCGTGCTGCTGCTGACCAATACCCTGATCAGCGCCGGCCTGGTGCGCATCTTCAGGAGGATCTGGGGCGGAATCCCCTCGGTGTTCACGGCCCGTTCGGCGGAGGTGCTCTGGCTGATGGTGCTTCCCACCATGGTGGGGGCGGGGCTTGTGCTCCATCTGCCGATCCTTCTGGCCCCCACTCCGTTCGGGGGCTTCCACTGGAGTCCTCTGGCGCTGCCTCTGCTGGTCTCCACCCTGCTGGGCGGAGCGCTCACCTGGCAGCAGCTTCCTCACCCCCTGGACGGACTGCAGCACTGGCTGGCGGCCGATCTGCACACCGAAACCTTCTACCGGCGCACCGTTGTGGGCCTGGTGGTGGTGCTGGCCGCCGCCAGCAGCTGGATGGATCGCCGCCTGGTGGATGGCTTCAGCGACCGCAGCGGCGGTCTGACCATGGAGGGTGCCCGACGCCTCAGCCTGAGCACGTCAGGCCGGGTTCAGGGCTACGCCCTCACCGTGCTCATCGGCGTGCTGCTGATGGGGGCCTGGATCCTGGTGCGCCAGCCGGCCCTGACGCCGAGCCTGCTTCGTTTCTGA